The stretch of DNA AAGGAAAGACGATACCAGCAGAAAAACAAAGATGGCCAATAGGCTAGCAAAAATGAAAAGCAGGTTGATCCATCCAGATGATGAGGGGTTTCATTTCTTTTCGGTTTTAACAGATATCAAAATGTACAATTATTTAAAGACAATCGATTCAGGTATATTAGTCACGACGCGCCCAAGTTTTAATATCTTTGCTAGTAAGTTTAAAAACAAAGGTGTCGCCGTCATTGGTCAGGAGCATCTGAATTTCTCGATTTATCCAGATCGGTTAAAAGAATCAATTCTAAAACATTACATTCATCTAGATTATTTGGCTACGTTAACCGATGAAGATACAGAAGACTACAAAAAGCTGCTGGAAGGACCGGGCCGCAAAGTAAAGGTAAAGAAGATTACCAACTCGATTCCGCAATTACAAGGGGTTGTTTCTTCTTTGGAATCGAAAACAGTGATTGCCGCTGGCCGATTAGTGCCTCAGAAGGGCTTTGATTTATTAATCGAGGCATTCAAAATTGTCAACGAGCAGTATCCGGATTGGAAGTTGAAAATCTTTGGCGGCGGCCGTGAAAAAGAAAATCTTGAAAACCTCATTGAAAAAAACAAGCTTTATAATCATGTCATCCTCATGGGTCCTACGCAGCATATTGATGTCGAACTTTCGAAAGCTTCCATTTATGCTTTGAGTTCTCGTTTCGAAGGCTTTGGGATGGTTATTATTGAGGCGATGCAATGTGGTGTTCCGGTTGTCAGCTTTGACTGTCCAAAAGGACCGAGTGAAATTATTGATCATAATGTAGATGGTATCCTAGTAGAGGATGGCAATATAGAGGAATTTGCTAATTCGTTGATGGAATTAATGGGCAAAGAGGAAAAACGAAAAAGGTTCGCCCAAAAAGGGATTGAGAATGTAAAGAGATACGAGATTCAAAACATAGGTGAAATTTGGAAGGAAACCATTAATGAAATTTCCAGTAGTGTAAAAATAAAGTAACAGTATTCATATTTGGGGGTATAGTGAATGAAGGCAATCGTTATAGAGATGGATTTTAATAACGGGGTTTTTACCCTAAATGGTAGAGCGGAAGCTGAATTGACTGATTCGACTTCTTTGTGTTTGAGAAGAAGGGAAGTAGAACATGGATTAGAGTACCCCGAAGAGTTTCACTTTTCACTCGATCTCGAAGGGCAGCAGTTTAGCTTCGAA from Neobacillus sp. CF12 encodes:
- a CDS encoding glycosyltransferase family 4 protein, whose amino-acid sequence is MKIRFLVFDIYGMGGTVRTVLNVTNYLAQSGYDIEIISVFRYRKVPFFEIDPRIKVIVLHDVVSRRKDDTSRKTKMANRLAKMKSRLIHPDDEGFHFFSVLTDIKMYNYLKTIDSGILVTTRPSFNIFASKFKNKGVAVIGQEHLNFSIYPDRLKESILKHYIHLDYLATLTDEDTEDYKKLLEGPGRKVKVKKITNSIPQLQGVVSSLESKTVIAAGRLVPQKGFDLLIEAFKIVNEQYPDWKLKIFGGGREKENLENLIEKNKLYNHVILMGPTQHIDVELSKASIYALSSRFEGFGMVIIEAMQCGVPVVSFDCPKGPSEIIDHNVDGILVEDGNIEEFANSLMELMGKEEKRKRFAQKGIENVKRYEIQNIGEIWKETINEISSSVKIK